A genomic window from Paucibacter sp. KCTC 42545 includes:
- a CDS encoding alpha/beta fold hydrolase, translated as MSYSSHYLNCLGRELHYTDWGDRANPEVMIAWHGLARTCRDMDELAQHLSARYRVICPDTLGRGLSQWSPEPDAEYCLDFYTRQATALVDQLGLSEFHWVGTSMGGAIGTLAAAGSLRGRIRRLVLNDNGPQLAATAIERIRSYAGSPAAFATVSELEQYFRTVYKPYGWLSDAQWRRLTESSVRRLPDGRVTPHYDPAMVRQFINYPQDYDLWAAWDSLTLPVLCLRGAESDLLLADTAEAMRQRGPQAAVVEIAGCGHAPALNVPEQLGMVERFLNGA; from the coding sequence ATGAGTTACAGCTCCCACTACCTGAACTGCCTGGGCCGTGAGCTGCATTACACCGATTGGGGTGACCGCGCCAACCCCGAGGTGATGATTGCCTGGCATGGCCTGGCCCGCACCTGCCGGGATATGGATGAGCTGGCCCAGCATCTGTCGGCCCGCTACCGGGTGATTTGCCCGGATACGCTGGGCCGCGGCTTGTCGCAATGGAGCCCCGAACCTGACGCCGAGTACTGCCTGGACTTCTACACCCGCCAGGCCACCGCGCTGGTGGATCAACTCGGCTTGAGTGAGTTCCACTGGGTCGGCACCTCCATGGGCGGCGCCATCGGCACTCTGGCGGCGGCCGGCAGCTTGCGTGGGCGCATCCGTCGCCTGGTGCTGAATGACAACGGGCCGCAGCTGGCGGCGACTGCGATTGAGCGCATCCGCAGCTATGCCGGCAGCCCGGCCGCGTTCGCGACCGTCAGCGAGTTGGAGCAGTACTTTCGCACTGTCTACAAACCCTATGGCTGGCTGTCGGACGCGCAATGGCGTCGCCTGACCGAAAGCTCGGTGCGGCGCCTGCCCGATGGCCGCGTCACCCCGCACTACGACCCGGCCATGGTGCGGCAGTTCATCAACTACCCGCAGGACTACGACTTGTGGGCTGCCTGGGACAGCCTGACGCTGCCGGTGCTGTGCCTGCGCGGGGCCGAGTCTGACTTGCTGCTGGCCGACACCGCCGAGGCGATGCGCCAACGCGGCCCTCAAGCGGCGGTGGTGGAGATCGCCGGCTGCGGCCATGCTCCTGCGCTCAATGTGCCGGAACAATTGGGGATGGTGGAGCGTTTCCTGAACGGGGCGTGA
- a CDS encoding response regulator → MSFFSSDTTAPAVNLNSGSRALSEIPAVGLRPHTVSRFSRAAAGSMQDLASDMSTDSAIPTILLVEDNAVNQVVALEFLALMGVHTRLAKTGAEALAACTADAPDLVLMDIQMPGMDGLECTRRLRNLQAAGQLAPFPILALTAHALDSDIKASLEAGMDEHLTKPLDFKSLRHHLGRWVKLPD, encoded by the coding sequence ATGTCTTTTTTCAGTAGCGACACCACCGCGCCAGCGGTCAATTTGAACAGCGGCAGTCGTGCGCTGAGCGAGATCCCAGCTGTCGGCCTGCGACCGCATACGGTTAGCCGCTTCAGCCGCGCGGCAGCCGGATCCATGCAAGACTTAGCCAGCGACATGAGCACCGACAGCGCCATCCCGACAATCCTTTTGGTGGAAGACAACGCCGTCAATCAGGTTGTGGCACTGGAGTTTCTGGCCTTGATGGGTGTGCACACGCGCCTGGCCAAAACCGGCGCCGAGGCCCTGGCTGCCTGCACCGCGGACGCCCCCGATTTGGTCTTGATGGACATTCAAATGCCCGGCATGGACGGGCTGGAATGCACCCGCCGCCTGCGCAACCTGCAAGCTGCGGGCCAACTGGCGCCCTTCCCCATCCTGGCCCTGACCGCCCATGCGCTGGACAGCGACATCAAGGCCAGCCTGGAAGCCGGCATGGACGAGCACCTGACCAAGCCGCTGGACTTCAAGTCCCTGCGCCATCACTTGGGCCGCTGGGTCAAGCTGCCGGACTGA
- the uvrA gene encoding excinuclease ABC subunit UvrA produces MSDEEGLIRIRGARQHNLKNIDLDLRTGEMTVVTGPSGSGKSSLVFDTLYAEGQRRYVETFSAYARQFLDRMDRPAVDKVDGVPPAIAIDQTNPVRTSRSTVGTMTELNDHLKLLYARAAQLFDKKTAQPVRHDTAQSIYTELMARSLAASDPRLVLTFPVELPGNTSSEQVTQWLSASGFTRVQAEREVATPTGPHKLLDVVADRFRIQGTDKQRAMEAIELCLKRGSGRFNVYVLPAEEGPEPELWRYSTGLHCPESDLRYQDPQPPLFSFNSAMGACEACRGFGRVIGVDLGLVIPDERKTLRNGAIKTLSTPAWKDSFDDLLRYAGDAGIPRDTAWNQLSPAQHDWVINGSPNWTGNWNKQWYGIKRFFEYLESKAYKMHIRVLLSKYRSYTPCGDCGGARLKTEALLWRLGSKALADANLPAEQRFMPVGVDWTRAQLEALPGLALHDLMQLPLHRLRRFVDELQLPSGLLDDALKLLLDEIRNRLKYLCDVGIGYLTLDRQSRTLSGGEVQRINLTTALGTSLVNTLFVLDEPSIGLHPRDMNRIVQAMHRLRDAGNTLVVVEHDPAVMLAADRLIDMGPGPGERGGQIVFDGTPESIRSADTLTGAYLGARKHVGMGLKRPVDASTPKLIIEGVREHNLRNVTVEFPLQRMVVVTGVSGSGKSTLMQDVLYPALARHFGQQTETPGQHDRLLGADWLSDAVFVDQSPIGKTARSNPASYVGAFDEIRKLFANAPMSAERSYTAGMFSFNAGDGRCPTCGGSGFEHVEMQFLSDVYLRCPDCDGRRFRAEMLDVKLALHGRELSVADVLELTVSEAVALFKDHREVLTKLQPIIDVGLEYVKLGQPVPTLSGGEAQRLKLAGFLAEAAAKPRQALAKKGTLFLFDEPTTGLHFDDIAKLMRALRKLLGAGHSLIVIEHNLDVIRAADWLIDLGPEGGEQGGEIVCVGTPEHVKDHPSSHTAQALREYSAHMDRPALQVAEGRPLQAILRARRQIDPNIRIVNAREHNLKSVDVSIPRGKFNVITGVSGSGKSTLAFDILFNEGQRRYLESLNAYARSIVQPAGRPEVDAVWGIPPTVAIEQRLSRGGRKSTVATTTEVWHFLRLLYVKLGVQHCMHDGTPVRPQSVESIAAQLLRDHRGQHVGLLAPLVVNRKGLYTDLAKWAKTRGYTHLRVDGEFLPTAPWPRLDRFKEHTVELPVGDLVIALDKEAELRELLAKALDLGKGVLHLLSPLDGLKAAQAAGQSTAGLGAVKVFSTKRACPTCGTSYGELDPRMFSYNSKHGWCNSCVGTGLALTREQRKALDDSQPDKDNKGREQSFAGEEVELEGLVDQACPDCCGARLNPSARAVTFEGQAISDVAAWSVGAARAWVQSLELLGRDADIARDVLSEIKGRLEFLEEVGLGYLTLDRAAPTLSGGEAQRIRLAAQLGSNLQGVCYILDEPTIGLHPRDNQILLKALATLSDKGNTLVVVEHDEDTIRRADHIIDIGPGAGKRGGHVVAQGTAADLALVADSVTGRFLAHPLIHPLQERREMLGEAPALRILDATLHNLRHVTVDVPLHRLVAVTGVSGSGKSTLARDVLLANMAVAVPLRKAPAHWIGCAGIEGHEKVDRVLEVDQTPIGKTPRSCPATYIGFWDAIRKLFAETLESKARGYAPNRFSFNTGAGRCPGCEGQGMRTIEMSFLPDVKVLCDQCHGQRFNPETLGVTWRGKSIGDVLAMEVDEAVEFFAAMPAIGHPLKLLQDVGLGYLTLGQPSPTLSGGEAQRIKLVSELVKVRDEVGRRGQKAPHTLYVLDEPTVGLHMADVERLIRVLHRLVAGGHSVVVIEHDLDVVAEADWVIDLGPDGGTAGGAVVVQGTPEYVVAAGTHTGMALLPVLQRGG; encoded by the coding sequence ATGTCAGACGAAGAAGGTCTCATCCGCATCCGCGGCGCCCGCCAGCACAATCTGAAGAACATCGACCTGGATTTGCGCACGGGGGAGATGACCGTCGTGACCGGCCCGAGCGGCTCGGGCAAATCCAGCCTGGTGTTCGATACCTTGTACGCCGAGGGTCAGCGCCGCTACGTCGAGACCTTCTCGGCCTATGCGCGCCAGTTCCTGGATCGCATGGACCGCCCTGCTGTCGACAAGGTGGACGGCGTGCCGCCCGCCATCGCCATCGATCAGACCAATCCGGTGCGCACCTCGCGCTCCACGGTTGGCACCATGACCGAGCTGAACGATCACCTCAAGCTGCTCTACGCCCGCGCGGCCCAGCTGTTTGACAAAAAAACTGCCCAGCCGGTGCGCCACGACACGGCGCAAAGCATCTACACCGAGCTGATGGCGCGCAGCCTGGCCGCCAGCGACCCGCGCCTGGTGCTGACCTTCCCGGTCGAGCTGCCCGGCAACACCTCCAGCGAGCAGGTCACGCAATGGCTTTCGGCCAGCGGTTTCACCCGCGTGCAGGCCGAGCGTGAAGTGGCCACACCCACCGGGCCGCACAAGCTACTGGATGTGGTGGCCGACCGCTTCCGCATTCAAGGCACCGACAAGCAACGCGCGATGGAAGCCATCGAGCTGTGCTTGAAGCGCGGCAGCGGCCGCTTCAATGTCTATGTGCTGCCGGCCGAGGAAGGGCCGGAGCCGGAGCTCTGGCGCTACTCCACCGGCCTGCATTGCCCGGAAAGCGATCTGCGCTACCAAGACCCGCAGCCGCCGTTGTTCTCCTTCAATTCGGCGATGGGGGCTTGCGAGGCCTGCCGTGGCTTTGGCCGCGTCATTGGCGTGGACCTGGGCCTGGTGATTCCGGACGAGCGCAAGACCTTGCGCAACGGTGCCATCAAGACCCTCAGTACGCCTGCCTGGAAAGACAGCTTTGACGACCTGCTGCGCTACGCCGGCGATGCCGGCATCCCGCGCGACACGGCTTGGAACCAGCTCTCGCCGGCCCAGCACGATTGGGTCATCAACGGCTCACCCAACTGGACCGGCAACTGGAACAAGCAGTGGTACGGCATCAAGCGCTTTTTTGAGTATCTGGAGAGCAAGGCCTACAAGATGCACATCCGCGTGCTCTTGTCCAAATACCGCAGCTACACGCCTTGCGGCGACTGCGGCGGTGCGCGCCTCAAGACCGAGGCCCTGCTGTGGCGCCTGGGGAGCAAGGCGCTGGCCGATGCCAATCTGCCGGCCGAGCAGCGTTTCATGCCGGTGGGCGTGGACTGGACTCGTGCGCAGCTGGAGGCCTTGCCCGGCCTGGCCCTGCATGATTTGATGCAGCTGCCCCTGCATCGCCTGCGCCGCTTCGTTGATGAGTTGCAACTGCCCAGCGGCTTGTTGGACGATGCCCTCAAACTCTTGCTGGACGAGATCCGCAACCGGCTCAAATACCTCTGCGATGTTGGCATCGGCTACCTGACGCTGGACCGCCAAAGCCGCACGCTCAGCGGCGGCGAGGTGCAGCGCATCAACCTGACCACCGCCCTGGGCACCTCGCTGGTCAACACCTTGTTCGTGCTGGACGAGCCCAGCATCGGCCTGCACCCGCGCGATATGAATCGCATCGTGCAAGCCATGCACCGCCTGCGCGATGCCGGCAACACCTTGGTGGTGGTGGAACACGACCCGGCCGTGATGCTGGCGGCCGACCGGCTAATCGATATGGGCCCCGGCCCCGGCGAGCGCGGCGGCCAGATTGTGTTTGACGGCACGCCCGAGTCGATCCGCTCGGCCGACACGCTGACCGGCGCCTACCTCGGCGCGCGCAAGCATGTGGGCATGGGCCTGAAGCGGCCGGTGGACGCCAGCACGCCCAAGCTCATCATCGAAGGCGTGCGCGAACACAATCTGCGCAACGTCACGGTGGAGTTCCCGCTGCAGCGCATGGTGGTGGTGACGGGAGTGTCGGGCTCGGGCAAGAGCACCTTGATGCAAGACGTCTTGTACCCGGCCCTGGCGCGCCACTTCGGCCAGCAAACCGAGACGCCGGGCCAGCACGACCGCCTGCTCGGTGCGGACTGGCTGTCGGACGCGGTGTTTGTGGACCAGTCGCCCATTGGCAAGACGGCACGCTCCAACCCGGCCAGCTATGTGGGCGCGTTTGACGAGATCCGCAAGCTGTTCGCCAATGCGCCGATGTCGGCCGAGCGCAGCTACACCGCCGGCATGTTCAGCTTCAACGCCGGTGATGGCCGCTGCCCCACCTGCGGCGGCTCGGGCTTCGAGCATGTGGAGATGCAATTCCTGTCGGATGTGTATCTGCGCTGCCCGGACTGCGACGGCCGCCGTTTCCGCGCCGAGATGCTGGATGTGAAGCTGGCCTTGCATGGCCGCGAACTGAGCGTGGCCGATGTGCTGGAGCTGACTGTCAGCGAAGCCGTGGCCTTGTTCAAAGACCATCGCGAGGTGCTGACCAAGCTGCAACCCATCATCGATGTGGGCCTGGAATATGTGAAGCTGGGCCAGCCGGTGCCAACGCTGTCGGGCGGTGAGGCGCAGCGCCTCAAGCTGGCCGGCTTCCTGGCCGAGGCGGCCGCCAAGCCGCGCCAGGCCCTGGCCAAGAAGGGCACGCTCTTCCTGTTCGACGAGCCCACCACCGGCCTGCACTTCGATGACATCGCCAAGCTGATGCGCGCCCTGCGCAAGCTGCTGGGTGCCGGGCATTCGCTGATCGTGATCGAACATAACCTCGACGTGATACGGGCGGCGGATTGGCTGATCGACCTCGGCCCCGAAGGCGGCGAGCAGGGCGGTGAGATCGTCTGCGTCGGCACGCCCGAGCATGTGAAGGATCACCCCAGCTCGCACACGGCCCAGGCCTTGCGTGAGTATTCGGCGCATATGGACCGGCCCGCCTTGCAAGTGGCGGAGGGCCGGCCCCTGCAAGCCATCCTGCGCGCACGCCGGCAGATCGACCCGAATATCCGCATCGTCAATGCGCGTGAGCACAATTTGAAGTCGGTGGATGTGAGCATCCCGCGTGGCAAGTTCAATGTGATCACTGGCGTCTCGGGCTCGGGCAAATCCACCTTGGCGTTTGACATCTTGTTCAACGAGGGCCAGCGCCGTTATCTGGAGTCGCTCAACGCCTATGCGCGCTCCATCGTGCAGCCGGCCGGGCGGCCTGAGGTGGATGCGGTCTGGGGCATACCGCCCACGGTGGCGATTGAGCAGCGCCTGTCGCGCGGCGGCCGCAAGAGCACGGTGGCCACCACCACCGAGGTCTGGCATTTCCTGCGCCTGCTGTATGTGAAGCTGGGCGTGCAGCACTGCATGCACGACGGCACGCCGGTGCGGCCGCAAAGCGTGGAATCGATTGCCGCGCAGCTGCTGCGTGATCACCGCGGCCAGCATGTGGGCTTGCTGGCGCCCCTGGTGGTGAACCGCAAGGGCCTCTACACCGATCTGGCCAAATGGGCCAAGACGCGCGGCTACACCCATCTGCGGGTCGACGGTGAATTCCTGCCCACCGCCCCCTGGCCGCGCCTGGACCGCTTCAAAGAACACACGGTGGAGTTGCCGGTTGGCGACCTGGTGATTGCGCTGGACAAGGAAGCCGAGCTGCGCGAGCTGCTGGCCAAGGCCCTGGACCTGGGCAAGGGCGTGTTGCATTTGCTGAGCCCGCTGGACGGCCTCAAGGCCGCGCAAGCCGCCGGGCAAAGCACGGCCGGCCTGGGCGCCGTCAAGGTCTTCTCCACCAAGCGGGCCTGCCCGACTTGCGGCACCAGTTACGGCGAGCTGGACCCGCGCATGTTCAGCTACAACTCCAAGCATGGCTGGTGCAATAGCTGTGTAGGCACCGGCCTGGCGCTGACGCGCGAGCAGCGCAAGGCGCTGGATGACTCTCAGCCCGACAAGGACAACAAGGGCCGGGAGCAGAGCTTTGCCGGCGAAGAGGTCGAGCTGGAAGGCTTGGTGGATCAGGCCTGCCCGGACTGCTGCGGTGCCCGCCTCAACCCCAGCGCCCGCGCCGTTACCTTTGAAGGCCAGGCCATCAGCGATGTGGCGGCCTGGAGCGTGGGTGCGGCCCGCGCCTGGGTGCAGAGCCTGGAGCTGCTGGGGCGCGATGCCGATATTGCCCGCGATGTGCTGAGTGAGATCAAGGGCCGCTTGGAGTTTCTGGAAGAAGTCGGCCTGGGCTATTTGACCCTGGACCGGGCGGCGCCCACCTTGTCCGGCGGCGAGGCCCAGCGCATCCGCCTGGCGGCGCAGTTAGGCAGCAATTTGCAAGGGGTTTGCTACATCCTTGACGAGCCCACCATCGGTCTGCATCCGCGTGACAACCAGATCCTGCTCAAGGCCCTGGCCACGCTGAGCGACAAGGGCAACACCCTGGTGGTGGTGGAACATGACGAAGACACCATCCGCCGCGCCGATCACATCATCGACATCGGCCCCGGAGCCGGCAAGCGCGGTGGCCATGTGGTGGCCCAGGGCACGGCGGCCGATCTGGCCTTGGTGGCTGATTCGGTCACCGGCCGCTTCCTGGCTCATCCGCTGATCCACCCGCTGCAAGAGCGCCGCGAGATGCTGGGCGAGGCGCCGGCGCTGCGTATTCTGGACGCCACTCTGCACAATCTACGCCATGTCACGGTGGATGTGCCGCTGCATCGCCTGGTGGCGGTGACGGGGGTGTCCGGTTCGGGCAAGTCCACTTTGGCGCGTGATGTGCTGCTGGCCAATATGGCGGTGGCCGTGCCGCTGCGCAAAGCGCCGGCCCACTGGATCGGCTGCGCCGGCATTGAGGGCCACGAGAAAGTGGACCGCGTGCTGGAGGTGGATCAGACCCCTATCGGCAAAACGCCGCGCTCCTGCCCAGCCACCTACATCGGCTTCTGGGATGCCATCCGCAAACTCTTCGCCGAGACCTTGGAGAGCAAGGCGCGTGGCTATGCGCCGAATCGCTTCAGCTTCAACACCGGCGCGGGCCGCTGCCCGGGCTGCGAGGGGCAGGGCATGCGCACCATCGAGATGAGCTTCTTGCCCGATGTGAAGGTGCTGTGTGACCAATGCCATGGCCAGCGTTTCAATCCGGAAACCCTGGGCGTGACCTGGCGGGGCAAGAGCATCGGCGATGTCTTGGCGATGGAAGTGGACGAGGCGGTGGAGTTCTTTGCCGCCATGCCGGCCATCGGCCACCCGCTCAAGCTGCTGCAGGATGTGGGCCTGGGCTATTTGACCCTGGGCCAGCCTTCACCCACTTTGTCGGGTGGCGAGGCGCAGCGCATCAAGCTGGTGTCCGAGTTGGTCAAGGTGCGCGACGAGGTGGGTCGGCGCGGCCAGAAGGCGCCGCACACCCTCTATGTGCTGGACGAACCCACGGTGGGCTTGCACATGGCCGATGTGGAGCGCTTGATTCGCGTGCTGCATCGCCTGGTGGCGGGCGGGCATTCGGTGGTGGTGATCGAGCACGACCTTGACGTGGTTGCCGAGGCCGATTGGGTCATTGACCTGGGGCCTGACGGTGGCACCGCCGGTGGCGCCGTCGTGGTGCAGGGCACGCCGGAGTATGTGGTGGCTGCCGGCACGCATACCGGCATGGCCTTGCTGCCGGTCTTGCAGCGGGGCGGCTGA
- a CDS encoding DUF3141 domain-containing protein yields MRVNAERFRAAIEQTGKVGQVLQRRKQIADAKLLAQVAKAQRQLPVLQLASATAAAGGPWQGATPWGLWQEWGRYAVDSAQRSLLFLDTLRQRGNNYHAHEAAGRPPLLHFDYEMVMDAREFAPPLQPVNYALVRIVPPTGVYVDDARRPYVIIDPRAGHGPGIGGFKDDSQVGMALRAGHPVYFVIFFLDPQPGQTLPDVCAAEQAFVRKVRELHPDSPKPAILGNCQGGWAAMMMAAADPETAGPIVINGAPMSYWGGAWSEGEGDNPMRYSGGLLGGSWLSSLTADLGNGIFDGAHLVANFATLNPANALWDKYYNLYAKVDTEAGRFLEFERWWGGFFLMNKAEIEWIVQNLFVGNRLWTAPAGEGSQAFDLRDIRSPIILFASMGDNVTPPQQAFNWVADVYDSTDEIKAAGQVIVGLLHEDIGHLGIFVSGKVAKKEHAQIVSVMESIESLPPGLYAMRIDESRGSEGQPVYEVSFQERELEDLKAQLNRFERRDEKPFEAVAEVSQLNQLAYEKFAQPLVQALATETSAEALRRIHPMRLEQGVASDRNPLFAWLAPVAAAVRHARQAVAPDSPFKQAEQAASTLISAALDYARDLRDASSEAMFFQLYGVALPALRAEGSKAAPATLPQLPKQPRDLPVVREALAAIAEGGYPQALARAACLLSSKGEPLPLALVELKAQLVNDYRDLLPALSADEWHKIRGRQELICRYEPALALATLPQLLRAEADCARFLAVLRRLLADPRIGDGLASDAQREMVDRICALLPEPASAVSDVSDMIDISDAIESPVAAAARPVRQSAARSGVHSAPSTSRSNSSMTSQAGKRRKAST; encoded by the coding sequence ATGCGCGTGAATGCTGAACGTTTTCGAGCCGCTATTGAGCAAACCGGCAAGGTGGGCCAGGTGCTGCAGCGCCGCAAGCAGATTGCGGATGCCAAGCTGCTGGCCCAAGTGGCCAAGGCCCAGCGCCAATTGCCGGTGCTTCAGCTGGCTTCAGCGACTGCGGCCGCAGGCGGGCCTTGGCAAGGCGCCACGCCCTGGGGGCTGTGGCAGGAATGGGGCCGCTACGCGGTCGACAGCGCACAGCGCTCACTGCTATTCCTCGACACCCTGCGCCAGCGCGGCAATAACTACCATGCGCATGAGGCCGCCGGGCGGCCGCCGCTTTTGCATTTCGACTACGAGATGGTGATGGACGCGCGCGAGTTCGCGCCGCCGCTGCAGCCGGTCAACTATGCGCTGGTGCGCATCGTGCCGCCCACCGGTGTGTATGTGGACGACGCGCGCCGGCCCTATGTGATCATCGACCCGCGTGCCGGCCATGGCCCAGGCATCGGCGGCTTCAAGGACGACTCGCAAGTGGGCATGGCCTTGCGCGCCGGCCATCCGGTCTATTTCGTGATCTTCTTTCTCGATCCACAGCCTGGTCAGACCCTGCCCGATGTCTGTGCCGCCGAGCAGGCTTTTGTGCGCAAGGTGCGTGAGTTGCATCCCGACTCGCCCAAGCCCGCCATCCTCGGCAACTGCCAGGGCGGCTGGGCCGCCATGATGATGGCGGCGGCCGATCCGGAAACGGCCGGTCCCATCGTCATCAACGGTGCGCCCATGTCCTACTGGGGCGGCGCCTGGAGTGAGGGCGAGGGCGATAACCCGATGCGATATTCAGGCGGCCTGCTGGGCGGCAGCTGGCTGTCCTCGCTGACGGCAGACCTGGGCAATGGCATCTTCGACGGTGCCCATTTGGTGGCCAATTTCGCCACCCTCAACCCCGCCAACGCGCTCTGGGACAAGTACTACAACCTGTATGCCAAGGTCGACACCGAGGCAGGGCGCTTTTTGGAGTTTGAGCGCTGGTGGGGCGGCTTCTTCCTGATGAACAAGGCCGAGATCGAGTGGATCGTGCAGAACCTCTTCGTCGGCAACCGGCTCTGGACCGCGCCCGCCGGCGAAGGCAGCCAGGCTTTTGACCTGCGGGACATCCGCTCGCCCATCATCTTGTTCGCGTCGATGGGCGATAACGTCACGCCACCGCAGCAGGCCTTCAACTGGGTGGCCGATGTGTATGACTCCACCGATGAGATCAAGGCTGCGGGTCAGGTCATCGTCGGCTTGCTGCACGAGGACATCGGCCATTTGGGCATCTTTGTTTCAGGCAAGGTGGCGAAAAAAGAGCATGCGCAAATCGTCTCGGTCATGGAGTCGATCGAGTCCCTGCCGCCGGGCTTGTACGCCATGCGCATCGACGAGTCGCGTGGCAGCGAGGGGCAGCCCGTCTACGAGGTCAGCTTTCAAGAGCGCGAGCTGGAGGACCTCAAGGCCCAGCTCAATCGCTTTGAGCGCCGGGACGAAAAGCCGTTTGAAGCCGTGGCCGAAGTCTCACAGCTGAACCAGCTGGCCTATGAGAAGTTTGCCCAGCCACTGGTGCAAGCTCTGGCCACCGAGACCTCGGCCGAAGCCTTGCGCCGCATTCACCCTATGCGCCTGGAGCAGGGCGTGGCCTCAGACCGCAACCCTCTTTTCGCCTGGTTGGCGCCGGTGGCTGCGGCCGTCAGGCATGCCCGCCAAGCGGTGGCGCCCGATTCGCCCTTCAAGCAGGCCGAGCAAGCGGCGTCCACCCTGATCAGCGCCGCGCTGGACTATGCCCGCGACCTGCGCGATGCCAGCAGCGAGGCCATGTTCTTCCAGCTCTACGGCGTGGCCCTGCCAGCTCTGCGTGCTGAAGGCTCAAAAGCCGCGCCGGCAACCTTGCCGCAACTGCCCAAACAACCCCGCGATTTGCCGGTGGTGCGCGAGGCGCTGGCCGCCATCGCCGAGGGCGGCTACCCGCAAGCCCTGGCGCGCGCCGCCTGCTTGCTGTCCAGCAAGGGCGAGCCGCTGCCGCTGGCCCTGGTGGAGCTAAAAGCGCAGCTGGTCAATGACTACCGCGATCTGCTGCCGGCCCTGTCCGCTGACGAGTGGCACAAGATCCGTGGTCGGCAGGAATTGATCTGCCGCTACGAGCCGGCGCTTGCCTTGGCCACGCTGCCCCAGCTGCTGCGTGCCGAGGCGGACTGCGCCCGCTTCTTGGCCGTGTTGCGGCGCTTGCTGGCCGACCCGCGCATCGGCGATGGCCTGGCCAGTGATGCGCAGCGCGAGATGGTCGACCGGATTTGCGCGCTATTGCCTGAACCCGCCAGCGCCGTGTCCGATGTAAGCGACATGATCGACATCAGCGACGCTATCGAAAGCCCCGTAGCCGCCGCAGCGCGCCCCGTGCGACAGTCCGCAGCACGCAGCGGCGTGCACAGCGCGCCAAGTACAAGCCGCAGCAATAGCAGTATGACAAGCCAAGCCGGCAAGCGCCGCAAAGCCAGCACCTGA
- a CDS encoding phosphate acetyltransferase, producing MRSPRQMTMPHSKYLRLIEVCKGFPAMPTAVVHPCDSAALEGAIGAAKLGLIEPILVGPEARIREVAAKAGIDLTPYRIVDVPHSHAAAEKAVELVLLGEAEALMKGSLHTDELMGAVVQREGGLRTARRISHCFVMDVPGYEQALIISDAAINIQPTLEDKMHIVQNAIDLAHALAFPEVRVAILSAMETVNPKVQSTIEAAALCKMADRKQITGAVLDGPLALDNAISLDAAAIKKIDSPVAGQANVLIVPDLEAGNMLAKSLSFMAGADAAGIVLGARVPIILTSRADSELCRMASCAVAVLVARARRETLNKALT from the coding sequence ATTCGGAGCCCCCGCCAGATGACCATGCCTCACTCCAAATACCTGCGCCTGATCGAAGTCTGCAAGGGCTTTCCGGCCATGCCCACGGCCGTGGTTCACCCCTGCGACAGCGCGGCGCTGGAAGGCGCCATCGGTGCCGCCAAGCTCGGCTTGATCGAGCCGATTCTGGTCGGGCCAGAGGCGCGCATCCGCGAAGTCGCCGCCAAGGCCGGCATCGACCTGACCCCCTACCGCATCGTTGACGTGCCGCACAGCCATGCCGCAGCCGAGAAGGCGGTAGAGCTGGTGCTGCTGGGCGAGGCCGAGGCCTTGATGAAGGGCAGCTTGCACACCGATGAGCTGATGGGTGCGGTGGTGCAGCGTGAAGGCGGCCTGCGCACGGCGCGGCGCATCAGCCATTGCTTTGTGATGGATGTGCCGGGCTATGAGCAGGCGCTGATCATCTCGGACGCCGCCATCAACATCCAGCCCACGCTGGAAGACAAGATGCACATCGTGCAGAACGCGATTGATCTGGCCCACGCCCTGGCCTTCCCGGAGGTGCGGGTGGCGATTCTGTCGGCGATGGAGACGGTCAACCCCAAGGTGCAGTCCACCATCGAGGCGGCGGCCCTGTGCAAGATGGCCGATCGCAAGCAGATCACCGGCGCCGTGCTTGACGGCCCGCTGGCGCTGGACAACGCCATCAGCCTCGATGCCGCCGCGATCAAGAAGATCGACTCACCGGTGGCCGGCCAAGCCAATGTTCTCATCGTGCCCGACCTGGAGGCCGGCAATATGCTGGCCAAAAGCCTGAGCTTCATGGCCGGGGCCGACGCCGCCGGCATTGTGCTGGGCGCCCGTGTTCCCATCATCCTCACGAGCCGCGCGGATTCTGAGTTATGCCGCATGGCCTCTTGCGCGGTGGCCGTGCTGGTGGCCCGTGCCCGGCGTGAGACTTTGAATAAAGCACTCACCTGA